The following are from one region of the Lytechinus pictus isolate F3 Inbred chromosome 4, Lp3.0, whole genome shotgun sequence genome:
- the LOC129259123 gene encoding adenylate kinase 9-like isoform X28, translating to MEILKTMAENEEETNLPQFGAPTPSVTIDMLETRPNTHILLDSVTPAAGEGVHRGGSRLDPAGGAVSRALSVVSGSNAQESHISDMIKRMEEDPFDEDQTELRFLHSKPTCFIILGKPGVGKTTLAKRLAQAWRCQMVNVTELMLQHINLQTEMGVRLQEILHKGGAVPEELAVKLIEDKINSPEVAHHGYVLDDFPCVNEEYMNASDQLEFIKNWKLKPDFIINLRIPDEDLEMRRIGQRVDSLNNTLYAQDVWNPEKPEPQQKKGGGEDEEEEDEEEEEEEEPEMNLDPEMGEEEKIELTMEIIERLVQRPEDLKPHAAESIDAYKDKLLKMFEDYMADHDQQYLIEMDGNKTAPFLFRELMNKLNTYILRRAAVPIRLQNAEEEDIPDDIETEELMRTLGGTNLVAPRYRWRRSKWARACPVELQKGNVVQGKPEFAVGFLDKIYVMSGPDAMETFLKNPRPYLVSPQPRPPCKLCVVGPPLSGKTSLCHLLSHKFNARVLDVNELIKSRMESHKGKQIELAKQEAIESAVATIKAKLREKEEKKSRIKAAEETEGEAEASEEKEEEGETTAQDSVTGVTEGDGTETIAASQHPTEDLSTITGVAPTVSQISEDVDENHPEVIQMVEAAVKEAEKLSYPIGADQYADCVEEAVVEIHRELRKKDPNGPGAGGWIIDNFPQSRDHWTVLLDRGLAPDEVICLKDSSENGLYLMKRWYRLNRDEVDTKARERKEAEEREKQRVLDDASNTSRDTTGSTGLNRIQEELEKEEAAKAAAAAVEEGGDEDVAAKTQEEKPEGEKEEGDQEGEAEGEKDGEKDGEAAGEGGAGGGEEGEASPTSGGGVEGDAAPGVSDGEQKPKEGTTTDADLTTTVTSYEEKAKTEEEEEEEDKPPPVPVPEEDPLPPDGPETSKFKDQRNEFEREWPSIQALLTGTINLDPIQIEIENKKTEDIIKESHTMVELPYTYRPWEYNSIDMDEEDEDAAAEADEEGDEMEEEEDEEVTKNKKKQFGDTKHFCPVALKEKFVLWPSNPEIAAKYREKVYYCSNPEARDKFIAEPTTFVAKGRPFQPPPVRLLMLGPKGAGKSLHARAMADKLGLFHISFKDRLQELIIKKTKKKIGPEFEEEEEEPEEEEPEEEEPVEGLKDGIPVVSEPNDAAAAEQTEEDNEEGGEEEQEVELNEFEENIKGNLMGDESLSIDSLEKIIPDWWNLEPYKSTGFILEGFPRTSEEAQFMAENGFFPDAAILLNVEDSDITSRMLPPKLEKWRKRRDRRVARREKRKAKKKKEREEAIKKRRQELISEADDRKAKRQAELRAQRAADRDSDDSEPSDEEGFDDEEEEDIEAMLAEEFEEEEEEEEEEEELEEDAVERLKNEIGEVYDDDTSRIAGLQETLDEIMIPRMELNGGRKPHIVRFTLEQSLRPVQEFRESLFEKVYPIREMVARKMLQIGYKHQSRFGRWCPVKLLEGDCIQPMQGHTYPTFPAVYRQHIYFMSTPQAREEFVMHPLKYLKQPSPKPVVPVRMAIIGPPKSGKTSLANRFASDYGMMRLSIGEAVRFILTQQPKTQLAKLINAQIKKGIPLPDELAIRALEVNLLDTRSSTRGYVLDGYPVSKHQVDLMTEHGIIPVVILELSVDSRELMVRGMKDRHSSERLLPLHDSAQILALKIAAWQKEITSVREYYKETHKNWVSVTGEKSKWWVWNRAADHSKDSVRRIQDYLQRISEGKAASIADMCITPKEFFSRLGDFGQYCPVSLAKDGELVDCAGQINLDNAAEFRGRYYKMENPEKVKEFLARPELYVPPQAPRALPPPELLPKRRTAIDAKKMFPMQIELQGYCPVTYLDGKLRYEAILPGNPDLIVEYRENMYCFDSEEKLQKFMRYPERYYNLKLPHKLPPRKDPLLVTSLPMLGYMEQTISTAITKALTATGCFKPKFPFVSPSRSALLYLAFHLKAYNPKSSDYVRKKYRKKLDQFEEHCELIRYLGNQMGPRSRSPKELPIDFDHKMLLFLNLKGREPTPSTLVAM from the exons ATGGAGATCTTGAAAACTATGGCGGAGAACGAG GAAGAAACAAATTTACCCCAGTTTGGGGCCCCAACCCCAAGTGTAACAATAGACATGTTAGAGACCCGTCCAAACACCCATATTCTGCTGGATTCAGTGACACCAGCAGCTGGAGAGGGGGTGCACAGAGGAGGTAGTAGGCTAGACCCTGCAGGCGGTGCTGTGAGCAGGGCATTGAGTGTCGTTAGTGGAAGCAATGCACAGGAAAGTCACATCTCGGATATGATCAAACGTATGGAGGAAGATCCCTTTGATGAAGACCAG ACTGAGCTTCGTTTCCTCCACTCTAAGCCCACATGTTTCATCATCCTGGGTAAACCTGGTGTTGGTAAGACCACCTTAGCCAAGAGGTTAGCCCAGGCATGGAGATGTCAGATGGTGAATGTAACGGAGTTGATGCTCCAGCATATTAACCTCCAGACGGAGATGGGTGTAAGACTCCAGGAGATCCTTCATAAAGGTGGAGCAGTCCCAGAGGAGCTTGCCGTCAAGCTGATAGAGGATAAGATTAACTCGCCAGAGGTGGCACATCATG GTTATGTTTTGGATGATTTCCCCTGTGTAAATGAAGAGTACATGAATGCTTCAGATCAATTAGAATTTATCAAGAATTGGAAACTTAAACCAGATTTCATCATCAACTTGAGG ATACCTGATGAAGACCTTGAGATGAGGCGGATTGGACAACGAGTAGATTCACTAAACAACACACTGTATGCACAGGATGTATGGAACCCTGAGAAACCAGAACCACAGCAGaagaaaggaggaggagaagatgaagaggaggaagatgaagaagaggaggaggaagaagaaccAGAAATGAATCTAGACCCTGAAATG ggagaggaagagaagaTTGAATTGACGATGGAGATTATTGAGAGATTGGTTCAGAGACCTGAAGATCTTAAGCCCCATGCCGCTGAGAGTATCGATGCTTACAAAGATAAACTACTCAAGATGTTTGAG GATTATATGGCAGATCATGATCAGCAATACCTGATTGAGATGGACGGGAACAAAACGGCTCCTTTCCTCTTCAGAGAACTCATGAACAAACTCAATACCTACATCCTCCGTCGGGCTGCCGTACCAATCCGCCTCCAGAACGCTGAGGAAGAAGACATCCCTGACGATATTGAGACAGAAGAACTTATGAGGACATTGGGCGGGACCAATTTGGTTGCCCCAAGATACAGGTGGAGGAGGAGCAAGTGGGCGAGGGCGTGTCCTGTTGAGCTCCAGAAAGGGAATGTTGTCCAGGGAAAGCCGGAATTCGCAGTTGG ATTCTTGGATAAGATCTATGTAATGTCAGGCCCTGATGCTATGGAGACCTTCTTGAAGAACCCTCGTCCATACCTAGTTAGTCCTCAGCCTAGACCTCCATGTAAGCTGTGCGTAGTAGGACCACCTCTTTCAGGGAAGACATCGCTGTGTCATCTGCTCTCTCACAAGTTCAATGCAAGG GTACTAGATGTGAATGAACTAATCAAATCACGGATGGAGTCTCACAAAGGCAAGCAGATTGAACTAGCTAAACAAGAAGCCATAGAGTCAGCTGTAGCAACAATCAAAGCCAAACtcagagaaaaggaagaaa AGAAATCAAGAATAAAGGCGGCTGAAGAAACTGAAGGAGAAGCTGAGGCTTcagaggagaaagaagaagaag GCGAGACCACTGCCCAGGATTCTGTTACAGGAGTGACTGAAGGAGACGGTACAGAGACCATTGCTGCGTCACAGCATCCCACCGAAGACCTGTCTACCATTACCGGGGTTGCTCCTACTGTATCACAGATATCTGAAGATGTGGATGAAAACCACCCAGAG GTGATCCAAATGGTAGAAGCTGCAGTGAAGGAAGCTGAGAAGCTCTCCTATCCCATAGGTGCTGATCAGTATGCAGACTGTGTAGAGGAAGCTGTAGTTGAGATACATAGAGAACTCAGAAAGAAAGATCCTAATGGACCTGG TGCTGGTGGATGGATCATTGATAACTTCCCTCAATCCCGGGACCACTGGACAGTCTTGCTTGACCGTGGTCTGGCCCCTGATGAGGTCATCTGCCTCAAGGACAGCAGTGAGAACGGTCTTTACCTGATGAAGCGATGGTACAGACTCAACAGAGATGAGGTGGACACCAAGGCGAGAGAGAGGAAAGAagcagaagagagagagaaacaaaggGTCTTAGACGATGCAAG TAATACATCTAGGGACACTACTGGTAGTACTGGACTCAACAG GATACAAGAGGAACTTGAGAAGGAAGAAGCGGCTAAAGCAGCAGCAGCGGCAGTAGAAGAgggtggtgatgaagatg TAGCAGCAAAAACGCAGGAAGAGAAAcctgaaggagaaaaagaagaaggagaccAAGAAGGAGAAGCAGAAGGAGAAAAGGATGGAGAGAAGGATGGAGAGGCAGCTGGAGAAGGAGGAGCAGGAGGTGGAGAGGAAGGAGAAG CTTCTCCCACTTCTGGTGGAGGGGTGGAGGGTGATGCAGCACCGGGCGTGTCTGATGGTGAACAAAAACCCAAAG AAGGCACTACAACTGATGCAGACCTTACTACTACTGTAACTTCTTATGAAGAAAAAG CTAAGActgaggaagaagaagaggaagaggataAACCTCCTCCTGTTCCTGTCCCTGAAGAAGACCCTCTTCCTCCCGATGGTCCAGAGACAAGCAAGTTCAAAGATCAGAGGAATGAGTTTGAGAGAGAGTGGCCGTCCATCCAAGCTCTACTCACAGGAACTATCAACCTTGATCCGATCCAGATAGAGATTGAGAACAAGAAGACTGAGGATATCATCAAGGAATCACATACCATGGTGGAAC TACCGTACACCTACAGACCATGGGAGTATAATAGTATTGATATGGATGAAGAGGATGAAGATGCAGCAGCTGAAGCTGATGAGGAGGGAGATGAGATGGAGGAAGAAGAG gaTGAGGAAGTCACTAAGAATAAGAAGAAGCAGTTTGGTGATACCAAGCACTTCTGTCCTGTAGCTCTGAAGGAGAAGTTTGTCCTATGGCCTAGTAACCCAGAGATAGCAGCTAAGTACAGGGAGAAGGTCTACTACTGTTCCAACCCAGAGGCTAGGGATAAGTTCATCGCTGAACCAACCACGTTTGTGGCTAAAGGAAGGCCGTTTCAG CCTCCTCCAGTTCGGCTGTTAATGCTTGGCCCCAAGGGTGCAGGCAAGTCCCTCCATGCAAGAGCTATGGCAGACAAACTAGGCCTGTTCCACATCAGCTTCAAAGATCGGCTCCAGGAACTCATCATCAAGAAGACCAAGAAGAAGATAGGACCAGAGtttgaagaggaggaggaggagccaGAAGAGGAAGAGCCAGAAGAGGAAGAGCCAGTAGAAGGACTGAAGGATGGAATACCAGTTGTATCAGAACCAAATGATG CTGCTGCTGCAGAACAGACTGAGGAGGACAATGAAGAAGGG GGAGAGGAGGAGCAGGAGGTGGAGTTGAATGAGTTTGAAGAGAACATCAAGGGTAACCTAATGGGTGATGAATCACTCAGCATAGACTCACTGGAGAAGATTATACCAGACTGGTGGAATTTAGAACCTTACAA ATCAACTGGTTTCATCTTGGAAGGGTTCCCTCGCACCTCCGAGGAAGCTCAATTCATGGCTGAAAATGGCTTTTTCCCAGACGCTGCTATCCTGCTCAATGTAGAAGATTCAGACATCACAAGCAGAATGCTCCCGCCCAAGCTGGAGAAATGGCGTAAGCGACGTGATCGCAGGGTGGCACGGAGAGAGAAGCGTAAGgccaagaagaagaaggagcGAGAGGAGGCGATCAAGAAGCGACGACAAGAACTCATCTCAGAGGCGGATGATAGGAAAGCAAAGAGACAG GCAGAGTTAAGG GCTCAGAGAGCAGCAGATAGAGACAGCGATGACTCAGAACCATCAGATGAAGAAGGGTTTGATGATGAGGAAGAGGAAGATATCGAGGCTATGCTGGCTGAAGAGTttgaagaagaggaggaagaagaggaagaggaggaggagttAGAAGAAGACGCCGTTGAGAGACTGAAGAATGAAATTGGCGAGGTGTATGATGATGATACAAGTCGCATCGCAGGCTTACAg GAAACTCTTGACGAGATCATGATCCCTCGGATGGAACTGAACGGAGGTCGCAAGCCTCACATTGTCCGCTTCACCCTTGAGCAGAGTCTGAGACCCGTCCAGGAGTTTAGAGAGAGTCTCTTTGAGAAGGTGTATCCTATCAGGGAGATGGTAGCTAGGAAGATGCTACAGATTGGTTATAAACATCAGTCAAGGTTTGGAAGATGGTGTCCTGTAAAGCTACTGGAAGGAGACTGTATACAACCAATGCAG GGTCACACCTACCCAACGTTCCCAGCAGTATACCGTCAGCACATTTACTTCATGTCTACCCCTCAAGCTAGAGAGGAGTTTGTCATGCATCCATTGAAGTATCTGAAGCAACCGTCTCCCAAGCCTGTTGTCCCTGTAAGGATGGCCATCATTGGACCACCAAAGTCTGGAAAAACTTCAT TGGCCAACCGATTTGCATCAGATTACGGTATGATGAGACTGTCTATCGGTGAAGCAGTCAGGTTTATCTTGACCCAACAACCCAAGACACAGCTAGCTAAACTTATCAATGCTCAGATCAAGAAGGGTATCCCGCTCCCTGATGAACTTGCCATACGAGCCCTAGAGGTCAATCTCCTTGATACGAGGTCATCGACCAGAGG CTACGTCCTTGATGGTTACCCAGTCTCCAAACACCAGGTTGATCTAATGACAGAGCACGGTATTATCCCAGTGGTTATTCTTGAGCTTAGTGTTGATAGCAGGGAACTCATGGTCAGAGGAATGAAAGATAGACATTCTTCAGAAAG gtTGTTACCGCTCCATGACAGCGCCCAGATCTTAGCTCTGAAGATTGCTGCCTGGCAGAAAGAGATTACTTCTGTGAGGGAGTATTATAAAGAGACTCATAAGAACTGGGTCAGTGTGACAGGAGAGAAGTCTAAGTGGTGGGTTTGGAACAGAGCTGCTGACCATTCTAAGGACAGCGTTCGTAGGATACAAGACTATCTGCAGAGGATATCAGAGG GCAAGGCAGCATCTATCGCTGACATGTGTATCACACCAAAGGAGTTCTTCTCCCGTCTTGGTGACTTTGGCCAGTACTGTCCAGTCAGCCTGGCCAAAGATGGTGAGCTGGTGGACTGCGCCGGACAGATCAACCTAGACAACGCTGCAGAATTCCGCGGTCGCTACTACAAGATGGAGAACCCTGAGAAGGTCAAGGAGTTCCTGGCCAGACCAGAACTCTATGTGCCACCTCAAGCTCCTAGAGCATTACCTCCTCCAGAGCTGCTGCCTAAGAGGAGAACAGCCATTGATGCTAAGAAGATGTTCCCTATGCAGATTGAGCTGCAGGGATACTGTCCTGTTACCTACCTGGATGGAAAGCTGAG GTATGAAGCAATCCTTCCAGGCAACCCGGATCTTATTGTGGAGTACAGGGAAAATATGTACTGCTTTGATTCTGAAGAAAAACTGCAGAAATTCATGAG GTATCCTGAGCGTTACTACAACCTGAAGTTACCTCACAAGTTACCACCCAGGAAGGACCCTCTCCTTGTGACCTCACTGCCTATGTTAGGTTATATGGAACAAACAATCTCAACTGCTATCACCAAGGCTCTTACTGCAACGGGCTGCTTCAAACCAAAGTTCCCCTTCGTCTCACCCTCAAGATCAGCGTTGCTATATCTGGCATTCCATCTCAAAG CGTACAACCCCAAGAGCTCCGACTATGTTCGCAAGAAGTACCGCAAGAAACTGGACCAGTTTGAGGAGCACTGTGAACTCATCCGTTACCTAGGCAACCAGATGGGACCACGATCTCGTAGTCCCAAAGAGCTTCCTATTGACTTTGATCACAAGATGCTTCTCTTTCTCAATCTAAAAGGACGAGAGCCTACACCATCAACATTGGTCGCTATGTAA